One stretch of Rhinolophus ferrumequinum isolate MPI-CBG mRhiFer1 chromosome 27, mRhiFer1_v1.p, whole genome shotgun sequence DNA includes these proteins:
- the ZBTB18 gene encoding LOW QUALITY PROTEIN: zinc finger and BTB domain-containing protein 18 (The sequence of the model RefSeq protein was modified relative to this genomic sequence to represent the inferred CDS: inserted 1 base in 1 codon; deleted 1 base in 1 codon): MCPKGYEDSMEFPDHSRHLLQCLSEQRHQGFLCDCTVLVGDAQFRAHRAVLASCSMYFHLFYKDQLDKRDIVHLNSDIVTAPAFALLLEFMYEGKLQFKDLPIEDVLAAASYLHMYDIVKVCKKKLKEKATTEAGQHQKEEDASSCSDKVESLSDGSSHMAGDLPSDEDEGEDEKLNILPSKRDLAAEPGNMWMRLPSDSAGIPQAGGEAEPHATAAGKTVASPCSSTESLSQRSVTSVRDSADVDCVLDLSVKSSLSGVENLNSSYFSSQDVLRSNLVQVKVEKEASCDESDVGTNDYDMERSTGKDSVSTNNRVQYEPAHLAPLREDSVLRELEREDKASDDEMLTPENERVQVEGGMESSLLPYVSNILSPAGQIFMCPLCNKVFPSPHILQIHLSTHFREQDGIRSKPAADVNVPTCSLCGXTFSCMYTLKRHERTHSGEKPYTCTQCGKSFQYSHNLSRHAVVHTREKPHACKWCERRFTQSGDLYRHIRKFHCELVNSLSVKSEALSLPTVRDWTLEDSSQNFGTNFIYI, translated from the exons ATGTGTCCTAAAG GTTATGAAGACAGTATGGAGTTTCCAGACCACAGTAGACATTTGCTGCAGTGTCTGAGCGAGCAGAGGCATCAGGGTTTCCTTTGTGACTGCACTGTTCTGGTGGGAGATGCCCAGTTCCGAGCGCACCGAGCTGTACTGGCTTCGTGCAGCATGTACTTCCACCTCTTTTACAAGGACCAGCTGGACAAAAGAGACATTGTTCATCTGAACAGCGACATTGTTACAGCCCCAGCTTTCGCTCTCCTGCTTGAATTCATGTATGAAGGGAAACTCCAGTTCAAAGACTTGCCCATTGAAGACGTGCTAGCAGCTGCCAGTTATCTCCACATGTATGACATTGTCAAAGTCTGCAAAAAGAAGCTGAAAGAGAAAGCCACCACAGAGGCAGGACAGCACCAAAAGGAAGAAGATGCTTCAAGTTGTTCAGACAAAGTCGAGAGTCTCTCCGATGGCAGCAGCCACATGGCCGGCGATCTGCCCAGTGatgaagatgaaggagaagatgAGAAATTGAACATCCTGCCCAGCAAAAGGGACTTGGCAGCCGAGCCTGGGAACATGTGGATGCGATTGCCCTCAGACTCAGCAGGCATCCCCCAGGCGGGCGGAGAGGCAGAGCCACACGCCACAGCAGCTGGAAAAACAGTAGCCAGCCCCTGCAGCTCAACAGAGTCTTTGTCCCAGAGGTCTGTCACCTCCGTGAGGGATTCGGCAGATGTTGACTGTGTGCTGGACCTGTCTGTCAAGTCCAGCCTTTCAGGAGTTGAAAATCTGAACAGCTCTTATTTCTCTTCACAGGACGTGCTGAGAAGCAACCTGGTGCAGGTGAAGGTGGAGAAAGAGGCCTCCTGTGATGAGAGTGATGTTGGCACTAATGACTATGACATGGAGCGTAGCACTGGGAAGGACAGTGTGAGCACTAATAACAGGGTACAGTACGAGCCGGCGCATCTGGCTCCGCTGAGGGAGGACTCGGTCCTCCGGGAGCTCGAGCGGGAGGACAAAGCCAGCGACGACGAGATGCTGACCCCCGAGAACGAGCGGGTCCAGGTGGAGGGGGGCATGGAGAGCAGCCTGCTGCCCTACGTCTCCAACATCCTGAGCCCGGCCGGCCAGATCTTCATGTGCCCGCTGTGCAACAAGGTCTTCCCCAGCCCGCACATCCTGCAGATCCACCTGAGCACGCACTTCCGCGAGCAGGACGGCATCCGCAGCAAGCCGGCCGCGGACGTCAACGTGCCCACCTGCTCGCTCTGCG AGACTTTCTCCTGCATGTACACGCTCAAGCGCCACGAGAGGACTCACTCGGGCGAGAAGCCCTACACCTGCACCCAGTGCGGCAAGAGCTTCCAGTACTCGCACAACCTGAGCCGCCACGCCGTGGTGCACACCCGCGAGAAGCCGCACGCGTGCAAGTGGTGCGAGCGCAGGTTCACGCAGTCCGGGGACCTGTACAGACACATCCGCAAGTTCCACTGTGAGTTGGTGAACTCCTTGTCTGTCAAAAGCGAAGCACTGAGCTTGCCCACTGTCAGA GACTGGACCTTAGAAGATAGCTCGCAGAACTTTGgaactaattttatatatatataa